A portion of the Phaeodactylum tricornutum CCAP 1055/1 chromosome 7, whole genome shotgun sequence genome contains these proteins:
- a CDS encoding predicted protein, with the protein MEHLRTARTKISPADGHAGTTGTGAHVFQGRGRFTGPDTIQVGETVLKFKKAVVATGGRPAIPGIPGLKESPHTTNEILFNLQVLPPRMVILGAGVVALEMAQCFATFGSKVTVLQRSEPLFASKQGDAEAAHILQQELEKSGVHFLTGSITRVETLRDKTDDPLELPLLKVTVNTDADPVDLECECLLVAAGRVANVEDVGLEEAGVEYELGKGIKVNDLTQSVSNPNVYAVGDCVAGVPQLTHMSGEMAKMVVQNSLFEDDWKLSSLVVPAVMYTEPEYATVGLYSEANADKQEIEVDTYRAGLEHNDRAILEGSNVGFCKIFCRKGTDEIVGATIVAERAGEMINEISLAIKNGLGLRAIGRNIHSYPTTGEAVMGCGIQYINSHWKTLD; encoded by the coding sequence ATGGAACACTTACGAACGGCGCGGACCAAGATCTCTCCCGCGGATGGACACGCGGGAACTACTGGTACGGGTGCACATGTTTTTCAGGGCCGTGGACGTTTCACCGGTCCTGATACCATTCAAGTCGGCGAGACCGTTTTGAAGTTCAAAAAGGCAGTTGTTGCAACGGGAGGTCGTCCAGCAATTCCTGGTATTCCGGGGCTGAAGGAGTCACCCCATACGACCAACGAAATTCTGTTCAATCTCCAAGTTCTGCCACCTAGGATGGTGATTTTAGGTGCCGGGGTGGTGGCGCTGGAAATGGCTCAGTGCTTTGCCACCTTTGGTTCCAAAGTCACTGTACTACAGCGATCGGAGCCTTTATTTGCTTCAAAGCAAGGTGATGCTGAAGCGGCACACATATTACAACAAGAGTTGGAAAAATCTGGCGTGCACTTTCTGACCGGATCCATCACACGAGTCGAAACGTTGCGTGATAAAACGGATGATCCTCTGGAGTTGCCTTTGCTCAAAGTAACGGTCAATACTGATGCAGACCCGGTCGATCTGGAATGCGAATGTCTGCTGGTGGCGGCCGGCAGAGTAGCTAATGTGGAAGACGTGGGTCTCGAGGAAGCGGGTGTCGAATATGAACTAGGTAAAGGCATCAAAGTCAACGACTTGACCCAGTCTGTGAGCAATCCAAACGTATACGCTGTTGGTGATTGCGTCGCAGGAGTACCACAGCTTACACACATGAGTGGAGAAATGGCCAAGATGGTGGTGCAGAATTCTCTCTTTGAAGATGATTGGAAATTGAGCAGTTTGGTGGTTCCTGCCGTCATGTACACCGAACCCGAGTACGCTACAGTGGGACTTTATTCCGAGGCCAACGCCGACAAGCAGGAAATAGAGGTCGACACTTACCGCGCTGGCTTGGAGCATAACGATCGTGCTATTTTGGAAGGATCAAACGTTGGTTTCTGCAAAATCTTTTGTCGGAAAGGAACGGATGAAATAGTTGGCGCTACGATCGTAGCGGAACGCGCCGGTGAAATGATCAACGAAATCAGTCTCGCCATCAAAAATGGACTTGGTCTGCGAGCGATCGGACGAAACATTCATTCATACCCTACAACTGGCGAAGCCGTGATGGGATGTGGCATCCAATATATCAACTCTCACTGGAAAACGTTGGACTGA
- the CRTISO1 gene encoding carotenoid isomerase (groups with CRTISO in phylogenetic tree containing various PDS ZDS and CRTISO.; phytoene dehydrogenase-related protein) has protein sequence MANISKDRLTGRFLAFLLLVLANKETSSFCVQSGYRSRHYFSANFLSVQPSDVARGSSTAPAAAIADAPTGSIYREETVDVVVIGAGVGGLSCAALSSKYGMDTLCLEAHDTAGGCAHSFERYSAASKTTPFRFDSGPSLVSGLSEKGTNPLRQVLDAVGTAEEVQWKTYDGWLVHDTSDDKVFKVTTGDSGAFEDALEKKAGINAKREFIEFKRKVLEEGGLAEASAYIPPFALRGGITALASLANYMFKLLSIGSKGALLTGPFSKVMDLHGLKDPFVRKWFDYLAFALSGVDASHTQAAAVAYMMMDLHKKDAVLDYPMGGMDSLVQALVSGIKTNGGELRLNSRVERMILEDNNGRVECKGVVLTDGTVVNARKGVVSNAPIWNMARILEDSVPGEVNDARRSIVKAIQKQADDMSMTGSFMHLHLGIPKAGLPEHLECHHSVLNMQDDVTAEQNMVIISIPTVFDPSLAPEGYHVVHAYTAACDGFDQWTPYLDSGKETGKVVDGYNELKDEKADVLWRAVERVIPDVRLRAKQKGSIILVGTPLTHRRYNQRYRGTYGPAPGPGKDVWELAGATTKIKGLLACGDSTFPGIGLPGVAASGTIAANTMTTIANQRNLMKELKAKGALQ, from the exons ATGGCAAACATATCGAAAGACCGCCTCACGGGGCGTTTTCTGGCATTCCTGCTGCTAGTCTTAGCGAACAAGGAGACATCTTCATTTTGTGTTCAGTCAGGCTATAGATCGAGACATTATTTCTCAGCAAACTTTCTTTCGGTACAGCCCTCCGATGTAGCGAGGGGTAGCTCCACAGCTCCTGCTGCTGCCATTGCTGATGCTCCAACAGGATCGATCTATCGCGAAGAGACTGTAGATGTGGTAGTGATTGGGGCCGGCGTAGGTGGTCTTTCCTGTGCCGCACTCTCTTCCAAGTATGGGATGGACACCCTGTGTTTGGAAGCTCACGATACTGCCGGCGGTTGTGCCCATTCATTCGAAAGATACAGTGCGGCATCGAAAACAACACCCTTTCGCTTTGACTCTGGACCGTCGCTGGTTTCGGGACTCTCGGAAAAAGGTACCAATCCGTTGAGGCAAGTTCTGGATGCCGTCGGCACAGCGGAGGAGGTTCAATGGAAAACATACGATGGATGGCTGGTGCACGATACGTCCGACGACAAAGTTTTCAAAGTGACTACAGGCGATAGTGGCGCATTTGAAGACGCGCTCGAGAAAAAGGCAGGAATCAATGCGAAAAGAGAATTCATAGAGTTCAAGAGAAAGGTGTTGGAGGAAGGGGGCCTTGCCGAAGCGAGTGCATATATTCCACCATTCGCTCTACGAGGAGGGATTACGGCTTTGGCAAGTCTAGCGAATTACATGTTCAAGCTTTTGAGCATCGGTAGTAAAGGAGCCTTGTTGACGGGtcctttttccaaagttATGGACTTGCATGGACTGAAGGACCCATTCGTACGCAAATGGTTCGATTATTTGGCGTTTGCACTTTCGGGAGTCGACGCCTCGCACACGCAGGCGGCCGCGGTGGCCTACATGATGATGGATCTACACAAAAAGGATGCCGTACTGGACTACCCCATGGGAGGAATGGATTCTCTTGTTCAAGCTTTGGTTTCGGGGATCAAAACAAACGGAGGCGAGCTTCGATTGAACAGTCGCGTGGAACGAATGATATTGGAAGACAACAATGGTCGCGTCGAATGCAAAGGTGTGGTATTGACGGATGGCACAGTAGTAAATGCTCGAAAAGGAGTTGTTTCCAATGCGCCAATTTGGAACATGGCTCGCATATTGGAAGATTCTGTGCCTGGTGAAGTAAACGATGCCAGACGTTCTATCGTCAAAGCAATCCAGAAACAAGCAGATGACATGTCCATGACGGGATCATTCATGCATCTTCATCTTGGTATTCCGAAGGCTGGTCTTCCCGAACATTTAGAATGCCACCATTCTGTCTTAAACATGCAAGATGATGTGACAGCCGAGCAAAACATGGTAATTATATCCATTCCGACCGTGTTTGATCCAAGCTTGGCTCCAGAAGGTTACCACGTTGTCCACGCTTACACAGCAGCTTGCGATGGTTTCGACCAGTGGACACCGTATCTCGACAGCGGAAAAGAAACTGGAAAAGTCG TTGATGGCTACAACGAACTAAAGGACGAAAAAGCGGATGTACTGTGGAGGGCGGTCGAGAGAGTGATTCCTGACGTTCGCCTGCGTGCGAAGCAAAAAGGCAGCATTATCTTAGTAGGCACTCCCTTGACACACAGACGATACAACCAGAGGTATCGGGGTACGTATGGGCCCGCACCTGGCCCGGGTAAAGACGTTTGGGAATTGGCAGGGGCAACGACTAAAATCAAAGGTCTCCTTGCTTGTGGCGATTCTACCTTTCCGGGGATCGGTTTGCCCGGTGTGGCTGCAAGTGGAACAATAGCCGCAAATACGATGACCACCATCGCAAATCAAAGGAACCTTATGAAGGAGCTGAAGGCGAAAGGCGCCCTCCAATAG
- a CDS encoding myo-inositol 2-dehydrogenase (Probably catalyzing the reaction myoinositol+NAD=2,4,6/3,5-pentahydroxycyclohexanone+NADH+H) — protein sequence MLSIRSFHCLQVNFYDSLEAATAENDLDGLVISTPTFTHESVIRHAGVHQTSVFTEKPVDETADKIEALFEYAHGAGIDLCCGFQRRFDPSYVAATAAVQEGQVGTPIMASLFFADHPSPPKDFLLNGGNIFMDLAAHDVDYITHTLQDEVVSVYASGTSSDKDLTAADVQDNATMMMNFQQGAVVTLFMSRSATYGYDQRCEIFGPRGLVSVGNIHANTAVISNANGIRHSRWQYSFPERFAAAFALEMDAWADVLEKGWTWPVTAAQCVRVQRIVDAARLSAAQGSVVTVEAYNESRLD from the exons ATGCTCTCAATTCGTTCATTCCACTGTCTACAGGTAAATTTTTACGACAGCCTGGAGGCAGCCACGGCTGAGAATGACTTGGACGGCTTGGTAATTTCGACGCCTACCTTTACCCACGAAAGCGTAATCCGACATGCGGGTGTTCACCAAACTTCGGTCTTTACCGAAAAGCCCGTCGACGAGACGGCTGACAAAATCGAAGCTCTGTTTGAGTACGCACACGGAGCGGGGATAGATCTGTGCTGCGGTTTCCAACGACGTTTCGATCCGTCGTACGTTGCAGCCACAGCGGCCGTACAAGAGGGCCAAGTGGGTACTCCCATCATGGCCAGTCTCTTCTTTGCCGACCACCCCTCACCTCCGAAAGACTTTCTGCTCAACGGTGGCAACATTTTCATGGATTTGGCGGCGCACGACGTGGATTACATTACACACACCTTACAGGATGAAGTGGTCTCGGTGTACGCCTCCGGTACCTCCTCCGACAAAGACTTGACGGCCGCCGATGTGCAGGACAACGCCACTATGATGATGAATTTTCAACAAG GGGCCGTGGTGACGTTGTTCATGAGTCGTTCCGCCACTTACGGCTACGACCAACGCTGCGAAATTTTCGGGCCCCGCGGTCTCGTGTCCGTCGGCAACATTCATGCCAACACGGCGGTTATTTCCAATGCCAACGGCATTCGCCATTCCCGTTGGCAGTATTCGTTTCCGGAACGCTTTGCCGCGGCGTTTGCCTTGGAAATGGATGCCTGGGCAGAtgtcttggaaaaggggTGGACGTGGCCCGTGACGGCGGCGCAGTGTGTACGGGTCCAGCGAATCGTGGACGCGGCACGGCTTTCGGCCGCACAAGGCAGTGTGGTGACGGTGGAAGCCTACAACGAATCGCGTCTCGACTAG
- a CDS encoding predicted protein: protein SKRTEKRRDMVDADEVFEIIRNIQDPEHPLTLEQLGVVSKRQIDVHDIMDDRLDQRIASYSTLDVRFTPTIPHCSMATHIGLCLRVKLDRSLPPRFKVKVRIEPGSHSSETAINKQLADKERVCAALENKHLLGIVNRCIIDGMTRNMT, encoded by the coding sequence TCGAAAAGGACAGAAAAACGCCGTGATATGGTGGATGCCGACGAAGTTTTTGAAATCATTCGCAACATTCAAGACCCGGAGCATCCGTTGACTTTAGAGCAGCTAGGTGTTGTTAGCAAACGTCAAATTGACGTACACGATATTATGGATGATCGACTGGACCAACGAATAGCGTCGTACAGTACTCTAGACGTCCGCTTTACTCCAACCATCCCGCACTGTTCGATGGCGACACATATTGGTCTCTGCCTACGAGTGAAACTCGATCGGTCGCTGCCGCCACGTTTCAAAGTCAAGGTCCGTATCGAGCCTGGCTCGCACAGTAGCGAAACTGCTATTAACAAGCAGCTAGCTGACAAAGAGCGAGTTTGTGCGGCTCTGGAAAACAAGCATCTTTTGGGTATTGTCAATCGGTGTATTATCGACGGAATGACTAGGAACATGACTTGA